The Pseudosulfitobacter pseudonitzschiae genome includes a region encoding these proteins:
- a CDS encoding RidA family protein: MTIKRIHSGGAFEAKIGYCRAVVAGGFVHVAGTVGQGDTVEAQCADALAIIGKVLTEAGSGFENAVRVTYMLPNAADFEACWPKLQETFGANPPVATMIECGLIDPKYLIEIEVTALAGA; this comes from the coding sequence ATGACAATCAAACGGATACACTCAGGCGGCGCATTCGAGGCCAAGATTGGCTATTGCCGCGCCGTGGTTGCGGGCGGCTTTGTCCATGTGGCGGGCACCGTGGGGCAGGGCGACACCGTCGAGGCGCAATGTGCCGATGCTCTGGCGATCATTGGCAAGGTGCTGACCGAGGCAGGCAGCGGATTCGAAAACGCAGTGCGCGTGACCTATATGCTGCCCAACGCGGCCGATTTCGAAGCCTGTTGGCCCAAGCTGCAAGAGACATTTGGCGCCAACCCGCCCGTTGCCACGATGATCGAATGTGGTCTGATCGACCCCAAATACCTGATCGAGATCGAAGTGACGGCGCTGGCGGGCGCGTAA
- the accC gene encoding acetyl-CoA carboxylase biotin carboxylase subunit, with the protein MFNKILIANRGEIALRVIRAAREMGIGSVAVHSTADSDAMHVRMADESVCIGPPASAQSYLSIPSIIAACEITGAEAIHPGYGFLSENASFVQIIQDHDLTFIGPTADHIRVMGDKITAKDTMKKLGVPCVPGSDGGVDTLEDAKRIGVEMGYPVIIKATAGGGGKGMKVAQSAAEMEKAFMTARAEGKSNFGNDEVYIEKYLTTPRHIEIQVFGDGKGNAVHLGERDCSLQRRHQKVFEEAPGPTITQEERDRIGKICADACANINYIGAGTIEFLYENGEFYFIEMNTRLQVEHPVTEGVFGVDLVREQIRVAAGLPMSFTQDDLKINGHAIEVRINAERLPNFAPCPGRITQYHAPGGLGVRMDSALYDGYSIPPYYDSLIGKLIVHGRDRPEALARLHRALGELIVDGVDTTIPLFDALLQEPDIHSGNYNIHWLEHWLETHLQPA; encoded by the coding sequence CGGCCCGCGAAATGGGAATCGGCAGTGTTGCGGTCCATTCGACCGCCGATAGTGATGCAATGCACGTGCGCATGGCAGACGAAAGCGTCTGCATCGGCCCGCCCGCATCCGCACAGTCCTATCTGTCGATCCCATCGATCATCGCAGCCTGCGAAATCACTGGAGCCGAGGCGATTCACCCCGGCTATGGTTTCCTGTCCGAAAATGCCAGCTTTGTGCAGATTATTCAGGATCATGACCTGACCTTTATCGGCCCGACCGCCGACCACATCCGAGTCATGGGCGACAAGATCACTGCCAAGGATACGATGAAAAAGCTGGGCGTGCCCTGTGTGCCCGGATCCGATGGCGGCGTGGACACGCTGGAAGACGCCAAGCGTATTGGCGTCGAAATGGGCTATCCCGTCATCATCAAGGCAACGGCCGGTGGTGGGGGCAAGGGCATGAAAGTCGCCCAATCCGCCGCCGAGATGGAAAAGGCGTTTATGACCGCCCGCGCCGAGGGCAAATCGAACTTCGGCAACGACGAAGTCTATATCGAGAAATATCTAACCACGCCGCGCCACATCGAAATTCAGGTCTTTGGCGACGGCAAGGGCAACGCGGTGCATCTGGGCGAGCGGGACTGTTCGCTGCAACGGCGTCACCAGAAAGTGTTCGAAGAGGCACCCGGCCCCACGATCACCCAAGAAGAACGCGACCGCATTGGCAAAATCTGCGCCGACGCCTGCGCCAACATCAACTATATCGGTGCGGGCACGATCGAATTTCTGTATGAAAACGGCGAGTTCTATTTTATCGAAATGAACACCCGTCTTCAGGTGGAGCACCCTGTAACCGAAGGGGTTTTCGGCGTCGATCTGGTGCGTGAACAAATCCGTGTGGCCGCTGGCCTGCCGATGTCGTTCACGCAGGACGATCTGAAGATCAACGGCCACGCTATCGAAGTCCGCATCAACGCCGAGCGTTTGCCCAATTTTGCGCCCTGCCCCGGCCGGATCACGCAATATCATGCGCCTGGCGGTCTGGGCGTTCGGATGGATTCAGCCCTCTATGACGGCTATTCGATCCCGCCCTATTACGACAGCCTGATCGGCAAGCTGATCGTTCATGGTCGTGACCGGCCCGAAGCACTGGCGCGTCTGCACCGTGCCTTGGGCGAACTGATCGTGGACGGGGTGGACACCACCATCCCGCTGTTTGATGCGCTGCTGCAAGAGCCTGACATCCATTCGGGCAACTACAACATTCACTGGCTGGAACACTGGCTGGAGACGCATCTGCAGCCTGCATAA
- a CDS encoding DUF2155 domain-containing protein, which translates to MKRLLMALGLMALAVPVAAQETATADGAVLRGLDTFNGHVTDMEIAAGQSFKFGHLNIVLRECRYPAGNPAGDAFASIEVSQQGREGVIFSGWMIASSPALSAMEHPRYDVWVLRCTTS; encoded by the coding sequence GTGAAACGCCTTTTGATGGCTTTGGGGCTGATGGCCCTTGCGGTGCCTGTGGCCGCGCAAGAAACCGCAACTGCGGACGGCGCGGTTTTGCGTGGGTTGGACACGTTCAACGGCCACGTCACCGATATGGAAATTGCTGCAGGCCAAAGCTTTAAGTTCGGACATCTGAACATCGTGCTGCGCGAATGCCGCTATCCTGCGGGCAACCCTGCGGGCGATGCATTTGCTTCGATTGAAGTTAGTCAGCAGGGCCGTGAAGGGGTGATTTTTTCCGGCTGGATGATCGCCTCGTCTCCGGCGCTAAGTGCTATGGAACACCCGCGCTACGACGTTTGGGTGCTGCGCTGCACCACCTCCTGA
- a CDS encoding NADH:ubiquinone oxidoreductase subunit NDUFA12, protein MGILKSMLRAVTWWNGQTLNTQLFTWRKGNKVGEDAEGNIFYRNADDSKRWVIFNGEAEATRVDPNWHGWLHHTWDEPPTDKPLVHKPWEKPHQENLTGTPSAYAPAGSIRRVQPADRTDYEAWSPE, encoded by the coding sequence ATGGGTATTCTCAAATCAATGTTGCGCGCGGTGACGTGGTGGAACGGGCAAACCCTGAACACCCAACTGTTCACATGGCGCAAGGGCAACAAAGTGGGCGAAGATGCCGAGGGCAATATTTTCTACCGCAATGCCGACGACAGTAAACGCTGGGTGATCTTCAACGGCGAGGCGGAAGCAACGCGCGTTGATCCCAACTGGCACGGCTGGCTGCACCACACATGGGACGAGCCGCCCACGGACAAGCCGTTGGTTCATAAGCCGTGGGAAAAACCGCATCAGGAAAACCTGACCGGCACCCCGTCGGCCTATGCGCCTGCGGGTTCGATCCGCCGCGTGCAGCCTGCGGACCGCACCGATTACGAGGCGTGGAGCCCCGAGTAA
- the mlaD gene encoding outer membrane lipid asymmetry maintenance protein MlaD codes for MSENTTEVLVGGVVLAAAVAFGIYAAQVAGLKTGGDSYPLQASFRSLEGVSVGTDVRLAGVKVGTVSGVSLNPETFRADTTVAVSKSIEIPDDSAIVISSEGLLGGNFVEIFPGGSPFYFEPGDVIADTQGAVSLISLLLKFVSGGSEEAAQ; via the coding sequence ATGTCTGAAAACACAACAGAAGTTTTGGTGGGCGGTGTTGTGCTGGCTGCTGCTGTGGCCTTTGGCATCTATGCGGCACAAGTGGCAGGTCTGAAAACAGGCGGTGACAGCTACCCGTTGCAAGCCAGCTTTCGCAGCCTTGAGGGTGTAAGCGTCGGCACCGATGTGCGGTTGGCGGGCGTCAAGGTGGGCACCGTGTCTGGTGTTTCGCTGAACCCTGAAACTTTTCGCGCAGATACCACTGTGGCGGTGTCCAAATCTATCGAAATTCCTGACGACAGCGCCATCGTGATCAGCTCCGAAGGGTTGCTGGGCGGCAATTTTGTCGAGATATTCCCCGGTGGATCGCCCTTTTACTTCGAGCCGGGCGATGTGATCGCCGACACCCAAGGGGCCGTGTCCCTGATTTCACTGTTGTTGAAATTCGTCAGCGGCGGCAGTGAAGAGGCGGCACAGTGA
- the aat gene encoding leucyl/phenylalanyl-tRNA--protein transferase has protein sequence MDLTPEILLHGYSIGIFPMAEHRDDPEIFWVDPRRRGVMPLDGFHMSRSLARAMRRSTWRVAINADFDGTVEACADRAETWINAEIRSLYNALHNLGHAHSFEIHEGRELVGGVYGVTLGTAFFGESMFSRRTNASKMALGACVDHLRRCGFTLFDTQFLTDHLASLGGIEVSRAAYHKMLERALNGKASFTTLPPATLQEVVQRSTQTS, from the coding sequence ATGGATCTCACGCCAGAGATTCTGCTGCACGGCTACAGCATCGGGATTTTCCCGATGGCAGAACACCGCGACGATCCGGAAATTTTCTGGGTCGATCCGCGCAGGCGCGGGGTCATGCCGCTGGACGGGTTCCACATGTCCCGCAGCCTTGCCCGCGCCATGCGGCGCAGTACTTGGCGGGTGGCGATCAACGCAGACTTCGACGGCACCGTCGAAGCCTGTGCCGACCGCGCCGAAACCTGGATCAATGCCGAGATTCGCAGCCTTTACAATGCCCTGCACAATCTGGGACACGCTCATTCCTTCGAGATTCACGAAGGGCGGGAACTGGTAGGCGGAGTTTACGGGGTGACCTTGGGCACTGCGTTCTTTGGCGAAAGCATGTTTTCACGGCGCACAAATGCATCCAAAATGGCACTGGGGGCCTGTGTTGATCATCTGCGACGTTGCGGTTTTACCCTGTTCGACACGCAGTTTCTGACCGACCATCTGGCATCGCTGGGTGGTATCGAAGTGTCACGCGCGGCCTATCACAAGATGTTGGAGCGTGCGTTAAACGGCAAGGCCAGCTTTACCACGCTGCCCCCCGCCACCCTTCAGGAGGTGGTGCAGCGCAGCACCCAAACGTCGTAG